CCTCCCGAGTGCTGATTCGTCGCGCGTCGCGCATGTTGCGCCGCGCTGCTTTTTGCTGCGGACTTCTCACTGAAACCGGTGTACTTCTGTGCTCGAAAACTGGGTGGTCGCGCCCACCTGCCTGCCGCTCGTTCTCCGCCGTTGCCACGCCTGCGCGTCCGAGCGCTTCCGGGCGAGCGGCAAATTTCGCGTCAACGCAAACCACAAGCTCATCGACGTCTGGCTCCTCGTGCTCTGTACGGCTTGCGGGGAAACCGCAAAGCTCACGGTCCTGGAGCGGGTGAATGTGCGCTCCGTACGACCTGAGCTGCTGGATCGGCTGCATGACAACGACCCTGGCCTGACAGCTGAGCTGCTCCAGGATCCGGTCGTGCGG
The sequence above is a segment of the Streptomyces asoensis genome. Coding sequences within it:
- a CDS encoding DUF1062 domain-containing protein, producing MLENWVVAPTCLPLVLRRCHACASERFRASGKFRVNANHKLIDVWLLVLCTACGETAKLTVLERVNVRSVRPELLDRLHDNDPGLTAELLQDPVVRRRNRIALDWDNAWRLDIGGSNHLDREVIDVSVRFAARIPVRPVRLIAEGCGLSRAEVERLITEGNLVSAVRLSGKLSGDFTFTLKR